GCACGAGAGCTACCAATGATTGCTTTGTTGGATGCAATTCAAAGTCTTATTTCATCGTGGTTTAATAATCACTGCAAAGCTGCCGTTGTTTCAACACGACATCTTACTCCATGGGCTGAGACGACCTTGTGATCAAGATTTATTGAGTCACAGAAAATGGAAGTTATTCAGATGAAGACTTTTGAATATCACGTCACTGGAGTTGGTCATGATGCAGTCGTAGAGTTAAATAGAAGAACATGTCGTTGTCGAGTTTTCGATATTGATAGACTTCCGTGTGCACATGCTATTGCTGCTGCTGGTCACCATGATATAGACATATATGAATTGTGCTCATATTATTATACCACGAATGTATGAGCTTTGGCATATACAGAAACTATTTATCCTATTCCCCCCTCTGAAGAATGGAACATACCTGCTGTCATTGATTCTCTGATTGTACTACCTCCTAAGGTTAGAGTTAACAAAGGGAGAACAAAGAAAAATAGGATTCCTTCCGTTGGTGAATCTAAAAGTAGAGAGAAGAAATCAATAGTTTAATAtatgtatttaattttttaattattgttaAGTTGATATTTTGAAACTTACACGTTCATTTTTTCCCTTTGTTTGAATGACATGTTCCTTTGACATTTGAGCTAATGAGGAAGAACATACATGCTGGAAGttgttatttttttcaatttctttggtatttttgacatctaattattaaataagCCAGCCAAATACTTCATTGCaacctgatttttttttctttttttctcaatttaaatgaaaacttgaaaatgaaaattaatttgTACGTTTTGTATGGTATATCGTAAACAAAAGAACAAAACATCATTTGTGATTCTAGtccgttttttttttcaaaacataACTGCTgacatttgtaatttttttcaaaatttaaacagAAACATTCGTTTCTTGTTAGATTTATGTCAAAATGATTTTCTTATTGTATTTATGTGAAAATAGTAAAAAGTAAcaataacttaattaaaaaataaagtcatatatattttattggattgatgTGAAAAGGACAAAGAAATAACAACTacctaattaaaaaaataaagtcataggTTTTCTTTTAGCTATACACAGGAGCTTAATTGGGATGGCCGGGAACACATTCATCTCCGATGATGAAGGTACACTCTCTTCACCGGGAATTACCTTCAATTTCTGCTAAAATAATTTGTATAAGAATAAAGATTTGATCTTTCTTCGTTTTTTCGTGCGAATTTTTTATTCCTGAAGATGAGATTGGTGTTGAGGAAGAAGAAGTTGATGGAGAGCCTTTTGGAGACCGAGCCCGTGACGGTGAATACGATGAGGATGACGAAGACGATGGTGCGTGTCGTACCTCATCTTCGTAATCTTTCATATGTATGAATTTTTCTAATTATTTAGAGTTAATTGTTCATTTCATTGTTTAATCGTTTTGTATTTTAAAGTTTCCAGTTTTAGTTCAATAATTTGTATAAGTATTTACATTATTATGTTTTTgtaaaaaatatcaaataattttttctttttaaatcgtTCAATTGAGTTAGGATTTCAAAAAGTTCcagttttttttttggtgttggCAGAAATTACCCCACCCCAATGTTTTACGAGAAGTTTTATTTATCTAGGCGTGATATTATTTCGAAGGTGCTACTTTCTTCGGTTAAAGTATGGTAATTGGCAACTGTGCGTACATTTGAAAAATTGGTTATTTGTGGTGTATTGCTTTGATTGCATCTATGCATAATTTTGCATGATTTCTGGGTTTATGCTTTTCCATTGTCTCATAGTTGTAGTTTAGTCATGGTGTTGCTCAGACTAGAATCTCATCACACCATGCTGTTATTTTGTCAATATAATTTGTTTTATCATTTCTTAAGAACCAGAATTTTGAATATGAAGAAAACGaataatcatatttaaagcatgaatttgaTTGTTTTAGAATATGTACATGATGAAAGAATTCTCTCCCGAGATGTCTGATAGATATCTTTCTCCCTTTCTTTTATAACTTATCAAAACACAATGAAATTTGTTGGTGTTTTGATACAGGACAGGATGAATATGAGAAAGATGGGTTCATAGTGGATGATGTTGAGGAAGAAGAGGGGGAGGAAGAAGAAAGAGCTGATAGTGATGAGGAGAggcaaaagaagaagaaaaggaagaaaaggttatttatttatttcatcacTCACCTGgatatttttctttacgattaCAATATTCACTCTGCTTCTCTGTTGTCCAaggatgaaaatatgatttctgTCTTGATAAAAAATTCTTTCATAGGGACTCTGAGAGGAACTACGAGCTTGATGAAGATGATTATGAACTTCTTCAGGAGAGCAACATCTCCGTTCCTCGCCCAAAATTTGTAAGTTTGATTTCTGACCCTGTTTGATGCCTAATGCCTTTCACGGATTGGGAGAAAATTAATTTTGCCTTATGAAGTTCAAGTTTTATTTCTATATATGTATCTTATAGAATCGGTCATTAATGGTGGAACTTGTTTTTACATGATTAGGAGAACAAGAAGTTCAAACGATTGAAAAAGGCTCGGAGAGATGTGGAAGAAGGTTCGTCTGGGTTTTCTGATGAAGAGGAGTTTGATGGAAATGGAATAGGAGGGCGTACAGCTGAGGAGAAGCTCAAACGTAGCTTGTTTGGTGATGATAATGGTAAATCTCGCCTGAACTATGGTCTCTCTTCTGCTGAAAATTTGCATCTTCTCATTGCTTATTTTTTCTCAAATATTCTAGGACAACCCTTTGAGGATATTGCCGAGGAGGATGAGCAGGCAGAAGAAGAGGAGGATGTAGACATTGGTGAAGAAGATGAAATGGCTGATTTTATTGTTGATGAAGAAGAAGTTGATGAACACGGAGCTCCTGTGAGgtacattttatttttctaaattttGTGTAATCTGGCTGTACACTCTGTTTATTGTGAGCATATATCTTCTTATCTTAATGCAGGAGGAAGAAGCCCAAAAAGAGCAAGCAAAGACCTGGTATATCATCATATGCACTTCAGGAAGCACATGAAATATTTGGAGATGTTGAAGACCTTCTGAGGATACGCAAATTGGAAGTGAGAGACACATATGGTGAAACCGGTGAAAGAAGCCTTGAAGATCAATTCGATCCCAGTGTACTTTCTGACAAGTATATGACTGAAAAGGATGATCGAATCAGGGAAATAGACATTCCTGAAAGAACGCAGGTTTGTTTAGTGTCTTTAAGAATATCTGTCCTTGCTTTCCCATTATGAGGCTTCTGTTTTTGGTAAAGCTTCTATTATTCTTTGTAGATATCTGAGGAAAGTACTGGTCAACCTGCAGTAGACGAACTTAGCGTTGAGTTGGAGAGAGAGTGGATATTTAATCAGCTTGTGGGTGGTGTAGTGCCTTTCATGAACAAGAGAGGTTCTGCAGCTGAAGATTTAAATGAAGTCAAGAGCCACATTGCAAGATTTTTGGAATTAATGCACGGTCAGAAGTTAGATGTatgtaatttttataaattggtCTTTTTGCTTCCATAGAGAAGCTTTCTTTGTTTTTGGTGTGTTTGTTTATATCAGAATAATGCATCAACTGTCTGCGGTTTTGATCAACTTATCATGGTTCAAATTCactttatttttgtattttaatattTCATTATATTCTTCCTCTGTGCTTTAGCATGAGACTATATTAAGAGTTAATATGATTTTctagagtttatttaattgttcATCAATGTGATTAGATACCATTCATTGCTATGTACCGGAAAGAGGAGATTTTCAGCCTATTACAAGAACCAGATGAGCCTGAAGCTGACATTCAAAATGACCCTAACTGGAGACCGACACTAAAATGGCACAAGGTTAGTACTCAAAATCTGTCTAATTTGTGAGTATGTTGAAATATCTGTTACACTCATATAAATTGTCGAATGATGCTTGAGTGTTTTATGAACTGAAGGTTTTCTAACATGATCAATATGTCTAGTTATCGAGAAAAACTAGCATGGTAAGAAAGCCCCCTTTATATATTTTACCGTTTAGAAACATTTGTATAATTGCAAGAGATGGTTTACTTCTGAAAAGATATATTTTACTTTTACAAAGTAAATTACATTCAGTCTTGTGTGGAGGGGTTACTTGGGAACGTTCAGAAAGATATTCAAACAGTGGTGTGCTGCAGGTGCTTTGGACAATCCATGACTTGGATAAGAAGTGGCTTGTTCTTCAGAAAAGAAAGAGTGCACTACAGTTATACTACAACAAGCGATTCGGGGAAGAGTTACGAAGAGTATATGATGAGACATGGCTTACTTTAAACCAACAACTTTTTGAATCAGTTTCCAAGTCACTCAAAGCTGCTGATTCAGAAAGAGAATTGGATGACGTCGACTCTAAATTTAATTTGCACTTCCCCCCTGACGAAGTTGTCCTAGATGAAGGGCAGTTTAAAAGACCAAAGAGGAAGTCGCAGTACAGCATTTGCAGTAAAGCTGACCTATGGGAGGTTGCAAAAAAGTTTGGTTACAGTTCTGAGCAGTTTGGATTGCAGATTTCTCTGGAGAAAATGGTAgtattgtttgtttgtttgtttttttttctggtTTCCATGGTTTTTAGCTGCAATATTTAGtggtttttttttgttaaaatctTTGAAGAGAATGGATGAATTGGAAGATGCAAAGGAAACACCTGAAGAAATGGCCTCTAATTTTACGTGTGCTATGTTTGAAACGTCTCAAGCTGTTCTCAAAGGTGCAAGGCACATGGTATGcagatttttctttattttgaatCGTAAATGCACCTTCAGTGATTTTTATATGTCCTATTAAAGTTTGCCATCTTGCACTACTCTACAGGCAGCTGTGGAGATTAGCTGTGAACCATGTGTCCGGAGGCATGTCCGTAGCATCTTTATGGAAAATGCTGTAGCGTCAACCAGTCCTACATCCGATGGGAACATGGCTATTGATTCTTTTCACCAGTTTGCTGGAGTGAAGTGGTTACGGGACAAGCCACTTACTAGATTCGAGGATGCAACTTGGATTTTAGTTCAGAAGGCTGAAGAGGAGAAGCTCCTTCAAGTAACCATCAAGCTACCAGAAGTAGTTCTCGATAAATTGATAAGCGACTCAAACGATTATTATCTAAGTGATGGAGTTAGCAGATCCGCTCAATTATGGAATGAGCAGAGAAAATTAATTCTTCATGACGCGTTTTACAATTTTCTTCTACCTTCAATGGAAAAAGAAGCTAGATCATTTCTGACTACGAGAGCAAAAACCTGGTTGCTATGGCAATTTGGAAAGCTTTTGTGGGACAAAGTATCTGTGGCACCATTTCAGCGAAAAGAAAATGATCTCAATACAGATGAAGAAGCAGCACCCAGGGTTATGGCTTGCTGCTGGGGCCCTGGTAAGCCAGCTACGACTTTTGTGATGCTGGATGCAGCTGGAGAGATTTTAGATGTGCTGAATGCTCCATCACTCAGCCTTAGCAATCAGAATGTTAATGCTCAGCAACGTAAGAGAAATGATCAACAGCGTGTGCAGAAATTTATGATGGAC
This Primulina eburnea isolate SZY01 chromosome 2, ASM2296580v1, whole genome shotgun sequence DNA region includes the following protein-coding sequences:
- the LOC140815585 gene encoding LOW QUALITY PROTEIN: transcription elongation factor SPT6 homolog (The sequence of the model RefSeq protein was modified relative to this genomic sequence to represent the inferred CDS: inserted 1 base in 1 codon; substituted 1 base at 1 genomic stop codon); the encoded protein is MAGNTFISDDEDEIGVEEEEVDGEPFGDRARDGEYDEDDEDDGQDEYEKDGFIVDDVEEEEGEEEERADSDEERQKKKKRKKRDSERNYELDEDDYELLQESNISVPRPKFENKKFKRLKKARRDVEEGSSGFSDEEEFDGNGIGGRTAEEKLKRSLFGDDNGQPFEDIAEEDEQAEEEEDVDIGEEDEMADFIVDEEEVDEHGAPVRRKKPKKSKQRPGISSYALQEAHEIFGDVEDLLRIRKLEVRDTYGETGERSLEDQFDPSVLSDKYMTEKDDRIREIDIPERTQISEESTGQPAVDELSVELEREWIFNQLVGGVVPFMNKRGSAAEDLNEVKSHIARFLELMHGQKLDIPFIAMYRKEEIFSLLQEPDEPEADIQNDPNWRPTLKWHKVLWTIHDLDKKWLVLQKRKSALQLYYNKRFGEELRRVYDETWLTLNQQLFESVSKSLKAADSERELDDVDSKFNLHFPPDEVVLDEGQFKRPKRKSQYSICSKADLWEVAKKFGYSSEQFGLQISLEKMRMDELEDAKETPEEMASNFTCAMFETSQAVLKGARHMAAVEISCEPCVRRHVRSIFMENAVASTSPTSDGNMAIDSFHQFAGVKWLRDKPLTRFEDATWILVQKAEEEKLLQVTIKLPEVVLDKLISDSNDYYLSDGVSRSAQLWNEQRKLILHDAFYNFLLPSMEKEARSFLTTRAKTWLLWQFGKLLWDKVSVAPFQRKENDLNTDEEAAPRVMACCWGPGKPATTFVMLDAAGEILDVLNAPSLSLSNQNVNAQQRKRNDQQRVQKFMMDHQPHVVALXASNLSCTRLKEDIYEIIFKMVEDNPRDVGHDMDNMNIFYGDESLPHLYENSRISVDQLPSQEGIIRRSVALGRCLQNPLAMVATLCGPGREILSWKLHPLENFLTPDEKYGKVEQVMVDITNQVGLDINLASSHEWLFAPLQFISGLGPRKAAFLQRSLVKAGAIFTRKDLLTHHGLGKKVFINAVGFLRVRRSGLTSSSTQFIDLLDDTIIHPEFYGLAQELAKDIYREDVNDDFNDDDDMLEMAIEHVREKPQLLRAVDVHEYADQKNRLNRKETLNDIRLELIEGFQDRRRPYVEPSQDDEFYMISGETEETLSAGRIVQATVRRIQPQRAICVLESGLTGMLTKEDCADDXRDINELSDKLHEGDIITCKIKSIQKNRYQVFLTCRENEMRNNRLQNHRSMDPYYHEERSTRHTEQEKARKEKELAKKHLKPRMIVHPRFQNITSDEAVEFLSDKDPGESVICPNARGPTHLTLTLKIYDGVYANKDIVEGGKEHKDITSLLRIGKTLKIGEDAFEDLDEVMDRYVDQLVAHLKAMLNYRKFRRGTKYEVDELLKTEKSENPMRIVYCFGISHEHPGTFILTYIRGSNPHHEYIGLYPKGFKFRKRMFEDIDRLVAYFQRHIDDPLDSSPSIRSVAAMVPMRSPATGGSSGFGGGCSGSVQVDEWRVGQCMDRDRTSRTGRGEYRNGGGQEDHPNRAPRLYGNRGRLRERGSYGGSRGDR